A window of Pantoea agglomerans contains these coding sequences:
- the oppC gene encoding oligopeptide ABC transporter permease OppC, which translates to MMLSKKNSEALDAFSEKLEVEGRSLWQDARRRFIHNRAALISLLVLVLITLFVIFVPMFAQFSYDDTDWGMMSAPPDTTSGHWFGTDSSGRDLLVRVAIGGRISLMVGIASALIAVIVGTLYGSIAGYLGGKIDSVMMRILEILNSFPFMFFVILLVTFFGRNILLIFAAIGMVSWLDMARIVRGQTLGLKRKEFIEAAHVGGVSTASIVLRHIVPNVLGVVVVYASLLVPSMILFESFLSFLGLGTQEPLSSWGALLSDGANSMEVSPWLLLFPAGFLVVTLFCFNFIGDGLRDALDPKDR; encoded by the coding sequence ATGATGTTGAGTAAGAAAAACAGCGAAGCTCTTGACGCCTTCAGCGAAAAGCTCGAGGTAGAAGGGCGCAGCCTGTGGCAGGATGCGCGTCGCCGTTTTATCCATAACCGTGCGGCGCTGATCAGCCTGCTGGTACTGGTGCTGATTACGCTATTTGTTATTTTCGTCCCGATGTTCGCTCAGTTCAGCTATGACGATACCGACTGGGGCATGATGTCTGCGCCGCCGGATACCACCTCCGGCCACTGGTTCGGCACCGACTCCTCCGGGCGCGATCTGCTGGTGCGCGTCGCCATTGGCGGACGCATCTCGCTGATGGTAGGCATCGCTTCGGCGCTGATCGCGGTGATTGTCGGCACGCTTTACGGCTCGATCGCCGGCTATCTCGGCGGCAAAATCGACTCGGTGATGATGCGTATTCTGGAGATCCTGAACTCCTTCCCGTTTATGTTCTTTGTGATCCTGCTGGTGACCTTTTTCGGCCGCAATATCCTGCTGATCTTTGCCGCAATTGGCATGGTCTCCTGGCTCGACATGGCGCGTATCGTGCGCGGCCAGACGCTGGGGCTGAAGCGTAAAGAGTTCATCGAAGCGGCTCACGTCGGCGGCGTCTCTACCGCCAGCATCGTGCTGCGCCATATCGTGCCGAACGTGCTGGGCGTGGTGGTGGTTTACGCCTCGCTGCTGGTGCCGAGTATGATCCTGTTTGAATCTTTCCTGAGCTTCCTCGGCCTCGGCACTCAGGAGCCGTTAAGCAGCTGGGGCGCGCTGCTCAGCGATGGTGCCAACTCGATGGAAGTGTCACCGTGGCTGCTGCTGTTCCCGGCCGGTTTTCTGGTGGTGACGCTGTTCTGTTTCAACTTTATCGGCGATGGTCTGCGTGACGCCCTCGACCCGAAAGATCGTTAA
- a CDS encoding ABC transporter substrate-binding protein, whose protein sequence is MKWKITPLSVSLMILFGTAHAATVPPGTELAATQNIVINNGTEVSSLDPQKIEGVPESRIISNLLEGLVTTDNNGAIVPGVAQSWQNEGGKVWTFTLRDSAKWSDGTPVTAHDFVYSWRRLADPKTASPYASYLQAAHLSHIDEIMAGKATPDRLGVTALDDRHLQVTLSEPVPYFVSMLANAALSPVNAATVEKWGDAWTRPEHYVGNGAYLLSEWIINEKLVLKRNPGYWDNAHTVIEQGTFLPIESDHNDVNRYRSGNTDMTNSVVPPELFHKLKSELGDQVKVSPLLCTFYYEINNKKPPFNDARVRTAIKLTLDRDIITQKIMGQGQIPAYSLTPPSTAGVTLTPPAWFTWSQAERNAAAKKLLAEAGYNAQHPLRFTLLYNTSDQNKKQAIAAASMWQKNLGAQVSLQNQEWKTLLETRHQAQYDVVRATWCADYNEPSTFLNMLIGNASINTAFYHSDRYDHLLAQTLSASSEAARAALYQQAEAQLDKDSAIVPVYYRVSVRLVKPWTGGFTGKDPLDMTDLKYYFIKKH, encoded by the coding sequence ATGAAATGGAAGATTACGCCGCTGTCAGTCAGCTTAATGATTCTGTTCGGCACCGCGCATGCCGCGACCGTTCCCCCAGGCACCGAACTCGCCGCCACCCAAAATATTGTCATTAATAACGGCACTGAAGTCTCTTCCCTCGATCCGCAAAAGATTGAGGGCGTGCCGGAATCGCGCATTATTTCCAATTTGCTGGAAGGACTGGTAACCACCGACAATAACGGCGCTATCGTGCCGGGCGTGGCGCAGTCATGGCAAAACGAGGGCGGAAAGGTCTGGACCTTTACTCTGCGCGACAGCGCGAAATGGAGCGACGGTACGCCGGTTACCGCGCACGATTTCGTTTACAGCTGGCGACGTCTCGCCGATCCCAAAACCGCATCGCCCTATGCCAGCTATCTCCAGGCGGCGCATCTCAGCCATATCGACGAGATCATGGCCGGGAAAGCAACCCCTGACCGCCTTGGCGTGACGGCGCTGGACGATCGTCATTTGCAGGTTACCCTGAGCGAGCCGGTCCCTTACTTCGTTTCGATGCTGGCCAATGCCGCACTGTCGCCGGTTAACGCGGCGACGGTAGAGAAGTGGGGTGACGCCTGGACGCGTCCAGAGCACTATGTCGGCAACGGCGCCTATCTCCTGAGCGAGTGGATAATCAACGAGAAGCTGGTGCTGAAGCGCAATCCCGGCTACTGGGACAACGCTCATACGGTGATTGAGCAGGGCACCTTCCTGCCGATTGAGTCGGACCATAACGACGTCAACCGCTATCGCAGCGGCAATACCGATATGACCAACAGCGTGGTACCGCCCGAGCTGTTCCACAAGCTGAAGAGCGAACTGGGCGATCAGGTAAAAGTCAGCCCGCTGCTCTGCACCTTCTACTACGAAATTAACAATAAAAAACCGCCGTTCAACGATGCGCGCGTGCGTACCGCCATCAAGCTAACGCTGGACCGCGATATTATTACGCAGAAAATCATGGGGCAGGGCCAGATCCCGGCTTACAGCCTGACGCCGCCTTCAACCGCGGGTGTCACCCTAACGCCGCCGGCCTGGTTCACCTGGAGCCAGGCGGAGCGCAACGCGGCCGCTAAAAAGCTGCTGGCTGAGGCAGGTTACAACGCCCAGCATCCGCTGCGCTTCACGCTGCTCTACAACACCTCAGATCAAAACAAAAAGCAGGCGATCGCCGCCGCCTCGATGTGGCAGAAGAATCTTGGCGCGCAGGTCAGCCTGCAAAACCAGGAGTGGAAAACACTGCTGGAGACGCGTCATCAGGCACAGTATGACGTGGTGCGCGCCACCTGGTGCGCCGACTACAACGAGCCATCTACCTTCCTGAATATGCTGATCGGCAACGCCTCTATCAATACGGCCTTCTACCACAGCGACAGGTATGATCATCTGCTGGCGCAGACCCTTTCTGCCAGCAGCGAAGCGGCCCGCGCCGCGCTCTATCAGCAGGCTGAAGCACAGCTCGACAAGGACTCGGCAATTGTGCCAGTTTATTACCGCGTCAGCGTGCGGCTGGTAAAACCCTGGACAGGCGGTTTTACCGGCAAAGATCCGCTCGATATGACCGATTTGAAATATTACTTCATTAAAAAGCACTGA
- the oppB gene encoding oligopeptide ABC transporter permease OppB, translating into MLKFILRRLLEAIPTLFVLITISFFMMRLAPGSPFTGERTLAPEVMANIEAKYHLNDPIGKQYLDYLIQLAHGDFGPSFKYKDYTVNYLVGHAFPVSAKLGLAAFVLAVILGVTAGVIAALRQNSLWDYAVMGVAMTGVVIPSFVVAPLLVLLFAITLKWLPGGGWNGGQLRYMLLPMVALSLAYIASIARITRGSMIEVMHSNFIRTARAKGLPLRRIVLRHALKPALLPVLSYLGPAFVGIITGSMVIESIYGLPGIGQLFVNGALNRDYSLVMSLTILVGVLTIIFNAIVDVLYAVIDPKIRY; encoded by the coding sequence ATGTTAAAATTTATCCTGCGTCGACTGCTCGAAGCGATCCCCACGCTCTTCGTGCTGATCACTATCTCATTCTTTATGATGCGCCTCGCGCCCGGCAGTCCCTTTACCGGCGAGCGCACGCTGGCGCCGGAAGTGATGGCGAACATCGAAGCGAAGTATCACCTGAACGATCCCATCGGCAAACAGTATCTCGACTATCTGATCCAGCTGGCGCACGGCGATTTCGGCCCGTCGTTTAAATATAAAGATTACACGGTTAACTATCTGGTCGGCCATGCGTTCCCGGTTTCAGCCAAACTCGGCCTGGCGGCCTTTGTGCTGGCGGTGATCCTTGGCGTGACGGCGGGCGTTATCGCGGCGCTCAGGCAGAACAGCCTGTGGGATTATGCGGTGATGGGGGTCGCCATGACCGGCGTGGTGATACCCAGCTTTGTGGTGGCGCCGCTGCTGGTGCTGCTCTTTGCCATTACCCTGAAATGGCTACCCGGCGGCGGCTGGAACGGCGGACAGCTGCGCTATATGCTGCTGCCGATGGTGGCGCTGTCGCTGGCCTATATCGCCAGCATCGCGCGTATTACCCGCGGCTCGATGATTGAGGTGATGCACTCCAACTTTATCCGCACCGCGCGCGCCAAAGGGCTGCCGCTGCGCCGTATTGTGCTGCGCCATGCGCTTAAGCCTGCGCTGCTGCCGGTTCTCTCCTATCTCGGCCCGGCGTTTGTCGGCATCATCACCGGTTCAATGGTGATTGAGTCGATTTACGGCCTGCCCGGTATCGGTCAGCTGTTTGTTAACGGCGCGCTGAACCGTGACTATTCGCTGGTAATGAGCCTGACCATTCTGGTGGGCGTACTGACCATTATATTCAACGCGATCGTCGACGTGCTCTATGCCGTGATCGATCCGAAAATCCGTTATTAA
- the oppF gene encoding murein tripeptide/oligopeptide ABC transporter ATP binding protein OppF — MSTVAEKKVLLEIADLKVHFDIKDGRQWFWQPPKSLKAVDGVSLRLYEGETLGVVGESGCGKSTLARAIIGLVKATDGRVAWLGRDLLGQSEEEWRKARSDIQMIFQDPLASLNPRMTIGDIIAEPLRTYHPKMPRQEVKDRVKNMMMKVGLLPNLINRYPHEFSGGQCQRIGIARALILEPKLIICDEPVSALDVSIQAQVVNLLQQLQREMGLSLIFIAHDLAVVKHISDRVLVMYLGHAVELGTYDAVYNNPQHPYTRALMSAVPIPDPDLEKNKQIQLLEGELPSPINPPSGCVFRTRCPIAGPECAKTRPLLEGSFRHAVSCLKVDPL, encoded by the coding sequence ATGAGTACCGTCGCTGAGAAAAAAGTTCTGCTGGAAATCGCCGATCTCAAGGTGCATTTCGACATTAAAGATGGGCGCCAGTGGTTCTGGCAGCCGCCGAAATCCCTCAAGGCGGTGGACGGCGTCAGCCTGCGCCTTTACGAAGGCGAAACTCTGGGCGTGGTTGGCGAGTCTGGCTGCGGCAAATCGACCCTGGCGCGCGCCATTATCGGGCTGGTGAAGGCCACCGACGGCCGCGTCGCCTGGCTGGGGCGCGATCTGCTCGGGCAGAGCGAAGAGGAGTGGCGCAAGGCGCGCAGCGACATCCAGATGATCTTCCAGGATCCGCTGGCCTCGCTGAACCCGCGCATGACCATCGGCGATATCATCGCCGAGCCGCTGCGCACCTATCATCCGAAGATGCCGCGTCAGGAAGTAAAAGACCGCGTCAAAAACATGATGATGAAAGTTGGCCTGCTGCCGAACCTGATCAACCGCTATCCGCATGAGTTCTCAGGCGGACAGTGCCAGCGTATCGGCATTGCGCGCGCGCTGATCCTCGAGCCGAAGCTGATTATCTGCGACGAGCCGGTCTCCGCGCTCGACGTCTCGATTCAGGCGCAGGTGGTCAATCTGCTGCAGCAGCTGCAGCGCGAGATGGGGCTGTCGCTGATCTTTATCGCGCACGATCTGGCGGTGGTGAAGCATATCTCTGACCGCGTGCTGGTGATGTATCTCGGCCATGCGGTCGAGCTGGGCACCTACGATGCGGTCTACAACAATCCGCAGCATCCTTACACGCGCGCGCTGATGTCGGCGGTGCCCATCCCCGATCCGGATCTGGAGAAGAATAAGCAGATTCAGCTGCTGGAAGGGGAGCTGCCGTCGCCGATTAACCCGCCTTCAGGCTGCGTATTCCGCACGCGCTGCCCCATCGCCGGACCGGAGTGCGCCAAAACGCGTCCGCTGCTGGAGGGAAGTTTCCGCCATGCGGTCTCCTGCCTGAAGGTGGATCCGCTGTAA
- a CDS encoding YchE family NAAT transporter translates to MNPALLDLSGYIKFFVGLFALVNPVGIIPVFISMTSYQAAAERNKTNMTANLAVAIILWTSLFLGDAILHIFGISIDSFRIAGGILVVTIAMSMISGKLGEDKQNKQEKSETAIRESIGVVPLALPLMAGPGAISSTIVWSTRYHSWQNLLGFSVAIALFAFCCWLLFRAAPLMVRVLGQTGINVITRIMGLLLMALGIEFVVTGIKALFPGLVS, encoded by the coding sequence GTGAACCCTGCGTTGCTTGACCTTTCGGGCTATATCAAATTCTTTGTTGGCCTGTTCGCGCTGGTGAACCCAGTCGGCATTATTCCTGTCTTTATCAGCATGACCAGCTATCAGGCGGCCGCTGAGCGCAATAAAACCAATATGACCGCAAACCTGGCGGTCGCCATTATCCTCTGGACCTCGCTGTTTCTTGGCGACGCCATCCTGCATATTTTCGGCATCTCTATCGACTCCTTCCGCATCGCGGGCGGCATTCTGGTGGTGACCATCGCCATGTCGATGATCAGCGGCAAGCTGGGCGAAGATAAACAGAACAAGCAGGAGAAATCGGAAACCGCCATCCGCGAGAGCATCGGCGTGGTGCCGCTTGCGCTGCCGCTGATGGCGGGGCCTGGCGCGATCAGTTCGACCATTGTCTGGAGCACGCGCTATCACAGCTGGCAAAACCTGCTGGGCTTTAGCGTTGCGATTGCGCTCTTTGCCTTCTGCTGCTGGCTGCTGTTTCGCGCCGCGCCGCTGATGGTGCGCGTGCTCGGCCAGACCGGCATTAACGTCATTACGCGTATTATGGGCCTGCTGCTGATGGCGCTCGGCATTGAGTTCGTGGTCACCGGCATCAAGGCGTTATTTCCCGGTCTGGTCAGTTAA
- a CDS encoding ABC transporter ATP-binding protein gives MTIHEFQPAMAARAGSDLLLEVKDLRVTFQTHDGDVTAVNDLNFSLRAGETLGIVGESGSGKSQTAFALMGLLAKNGRIGGTALFNGKEILNLPEKALNKLRAEQIAMIFQDPMTSLNPYMRVGDQLMEVLKLHKGMSSAQAFEESVRMLDAVKMPEARKRMKMFPHEFSGGMRQRVMIAMALLCRPKLLIADEPTTALDVTVQAQIMTLLNELKREFNTAIIMITHDLGVVAGICDKVLVMYAGRTMEYGRARDVFYQPAHPYSIGLLSAVPRLDAEGESLTTIPGNPPNLLRLPQGCPFQPRCPHAMPICTQAPPLLPFGEGRLRACFKPVEELV, from the coding sequence ATGACCATTCATGAATTTCAGCCAGCGATGGCTGCCCGCGCGGGAAGCGACCTGTTACTGGAAGTTAAAGATCTGCGCGTCACTTTCCAGACTCACGACGGCGACGTGACGGCGGTCAACGACCTGAACTTCTCGCTGCGCGCCGGCGAAACCCTGGGCATCGTCGGCGAGTCGGGTTCCGGCAAGTCGCAGACGGCATTCGCCCTGATGGGACTGCTGGCGAAAAACGGCCGCATCGGCGGTACGGCGCTGTTCAACGGCAAGGAGATCCTCAACCTGCCGGAGAAGGCGCTGAATAAGCTGCGCGCCGAGCAGATAGCGATGATCTTCCAGGATCCCATGACCTCGCTTAATCCCTATATGCGCGTCGGCGATCAGCTGATGGAAGTGCTGAAGCTGCATAAAGGGATGAGCAGTGCGCAGGCGTTCGAGGAGTCAGTGCGCATGCTCGACGCGGTGAAAATGCCGGAAGCACGCAAGCGCATGAAGATGTTCCCCCATGAGTTTTCCGGCGGTATGCGCCAGCGCGTGATGATCGCGATGGCGCTGCTCTGCCGGCCTAAGCTGCTGATTGCCGATGAACCGACCACGGCGCTTGACGTTACCGTTCAGGCGCAGATCATGACGCTGCTGAATGAGCTGAAGCGCGAGTTCAATACCGCGATTATCATGATCACCCACGATCTGGGCGTAGTGGCGGGCATCTGCGACAAGGTGCTGGTGATGTATGCCGGCCGCACCATGGAGTATGGCCGCGCGCGCGACGTCTTCTACCAGCCCGCGCATCCCTATTCGATTGGGCTGCTGAGCGCGGTGCCGCGTCTGGACGCCGAGGGCGAAAGCCTGACCACTATTCCCGGCAACCCGCCGAACCTGCTGCGTCTGCCGCAGGGCTGTCCGTTCCAGCCGCGCTGTCCGCATGCGATGCCGATCTGCACCCAGGCGCCGCCGCTGCTGCCGTTTGGCGAAGGGCGCCTGCGCGCCTGCTTTAAGCCGGTGGAGGAGTTAGTATGA
- the oppA gene encoding oligopeptide ABC transporter substrate-binding protein OppA yields the protein MNNITKKSLIAAGVLAALGALAGNALAANVPAGVELAAKQELVRGNGDEVQSLDPHKIEGVPEDNVARDLYEGLLVSDSDGHPIPGVAEKWENKDFKVWTFHLRNNAKWSNGEPVTAQDFVYSWQRLADPKTASPYASYLQYGHIENVDDVIAGKKPTSDLGVKALDDHTLQVTLSEPVPYFYKLLINAVMSPVYKPAIEKFGDQWTQPQNWVGNGAFKLEAHVINERITLVRNPQYWDNEHTVLNKVTYLPINSEVSDVNRYFSENGSDMTYNNMPIELFKKLQRENPKELHVDPYLCTYYYEINNQKAPFTDPRVRAALKLGLDRDIIVNKVLAQGQLPAYSYTPPATDGMDILPPDWFKWSQDKRNAEAKKLLAEAGYTADKPLTFNLLYNTSDLHKKLAIAASSIWKKNIGVNIKLENQEWKTFLDTRHQGNFDVARAAWCADYNEPTSFLNTMLSDSSNNTSHYKSAEFDKVIHDAIKAADEKSRAADYAKAEQIMDKDSTIVPVYYYVNARLVKPYVGGYTGKDPLDKTLSKNFYIIKH from the coding sequence ATGAACAACATCACGAAAAAAAGTCTGATTGCCGCTGGCGTGCTGGCGGCGTTGGGCGCGCTGGCAGGGAATGCACTGGCAGCAAACGTTCCGGCAGGGGTTGAACTGGCGGCGAAGCAGGAGCTGGTGCGCGGCAACGGCGACGAAGTACAGTCGCTGGATCCGCACAAAATCGAAGGCGTGCCGGAAGATAACGTGGCGCGCGATCTCTATGAAGGCCTGCTGGTCAGCGACAGCGACGGCCATCCGATCCCGGGCGTGGCGGAAAAATGGGAAAACAAAGACTTTAAGGTCTGGACCTTCCACCTTCGCAACAATGCCAAATGGTCAAACGGTGAGCCGGTGACCGCGCAGGACTTCGTCTACAGCTGGCAGCGTCTGGCCGATCCGAAAACCGCGTCGCCTTACGCCAGCTACCTGCAGTATGGCCACATTGAAAACGTCGATGATGTTATCGCCGGGAAAAAGCCAACCTCTGACCTGGGCGTGAAAGCGCTGGATGACCATACCTTGCAGGTCACCCTGAGCGAGCCGGTGCCCTATTTTTACAAGCTGCTGATTAACGCCGTTATGTCGCCGGTCTACAAGCCTGCGATTGAAAAATTTGGCGACCAGTGGACGCAGCCGCAGAACTGGGTCGGCAACGGTGCCTTTAAGCTGGAAGCGCACGTGATCAACGAGCGCATCACCCTGGTGCGTAACCCACAGTACTGGGACAACGAACACACGGTACTGAACAAGGTGACCTATCTGCCGATTAACTCTGAAGTCAGCGACGTTAACCGCTACTTCTCGGAAAACGGCAGTGACATGACCTATAACAACATGCCGATTGAGCTGTTTAAAAAGCTGCAACGCGAGAATCCTAAAGAGCTGCACGTCGATCCTTATCTGTGCACCTACTACTACGAAATTAACAACCAGAAAGCGCCGTTCACCGATCCGCGCGTGCGCGCCGCGCTCAAGCTCGGTCTGGATCGCGACATTATCGTCAACAAAGTGCTGGCGCAGGGCCAGCTGCCAGCCTACAGCTATACGCCACCGGCTACGGACGGTATGGATATTCTGCCGCCGGACTGGTTCAAGTGGTCTCAGGACAAACGTAATGCCGAGGCGAAAAAACTGCTGGCCGAAGCGGGCTACACCGCTGACAAGCCGCTCACTTTCAACCTGCTGTATAACACCTCCGATCTGCATAAGAAGCTGGCTATCGCCGCATCTTCTATCTGGAAGAAAAACATCGGTGTAAACATCAAGCTTGAAAACCAGGAGTGGAAAACCTTCCTCGACACGCGTCATCAGGGCAACTTCGACGTGGCGCGCGCCGCATGGTGTGCCGACTATAACGAGCCGACGTCCTTCCTGAACACCATGCTTTCTGACAGCAGCAACAACACCTCTCACTATAAGAGCGCCGAGTTCGATAAAGTGATCCACGATGCGATCAAGGCGGCAGACGAGAAATCGCGTGCGGCGGATTATGCCAAAGCTGAGCAAATCATGGATAAGGACAGCACCATCGTGCCGGTTTACTACTACGTGAACGCGCGTCTGGTGAAACCTTACGTCGGCGGTTATACCGGCAAAGATCCGCTGGATAAAACGCTCAGCAAGAACTTCTACATCATTAAACACTAA
- the adhE gene encoding bifunctional acetaldehyde-CoA/alcohol dehydrogenase, which produces MAVTNVAELNALVERVKKAQREYANFTQEQVDAIFRAAALAAADARIPLAKMAVAESGMGIVEDKVIKNHFASEYIYNAYKDEKTCGVLETDDTFGTITIAEPIGLICGIVPTTNPTSTAIFKALISLKTRNGIIFSPHPRAKEATNKAADIVLQAAIAAGAPKDIIGWIDAPSVELSNQLMHHPDINLILATGGPGMVKAAYSSGKPAIGVGAGNTPVVIDETADIKRAVASILMSKTFDNGVICASEQSVIVVDSVYDAVRERFASHGGYLLQGEELKAVQNVILKNGALNAAIVGQPAFKIAEMAGISVPGSTKILIGEVKLVDESEPFAHEKLSPTLAMYRASDFEDAVAKAEKLVAMGGIGHTSCLYTDQDNQKARVNFFGDRMKTARILINTPASQGGIGDLYNFKLAPSLTLGCGSWGGNSISENVGPKHLINKKTVAKRAENMLWHKLPKSIYFRRGSLPIALEEVAADGAKRAFIVTDRFLFNNGYADQVTGVLKSHGIETEVFFEVEADPTLSIVRKGTEQMNSFKPDVIIALGGGSPMDAAKIMWVMYEHPETHFEELALRFMDIRKRIYKFPKMGVKARMIAITTTSGTGSEVTPFAVVTDDATGQKYPLADYALTPDMAIVDANLVMEMPRSLCAFGGLDAVTHALEAYVSVLANEYSDGQALQALKLLKENLPASYRDGAKNPVARERVHNAATIAGIAFANAFLGVCHSMAHKLGSEFHIPHGLANALLICNVIRYNANDNPTKQTAFSQYDRPQARRRYAEIADHLGLAAPGDRTAQKIEKLLAWLDEMKTQLGIPVSIREAGVQEADFLAKVDKLAEDAFDDQCTGANPRYPLIAELKQIMLDTFYGREYAEPFADVTQAQAAQPVKVEKTEKTEKKAKKA; this is translated from the coding sequence ATGGCCGTTACTAATGTCGCTGAACTTAACGCACTGGTTGAACGCGTAAAAAAAGCACAGCGTGAATACGCCAACTTCACTCAAGAACAGGTTGACGCCATCTTCCGCGCTGCCGCCCTCGCCGCCGCTGACGCCCGTATCCCTCTCGCCAAAATGGCGGTCGCCGAATCCGGCATGGGTATCGTCGAAGATAAAGTTATTAAAAACCATTTTGCCTCAGAATATATCTATAACGCTTATAAAGACGAGAAGACCTGCGGCGTGCTGGAGACCGATGACACCTTCGGTACCATTACCATCGCTGAGCCAATCGGCCTGATTTGCGGTATTGTTCCCACCACCAACCCGACCTCAACGGCGATTTTCAAGGCGCTGATTAGCCTGAAAACCCGTAACGGCATTATCTTCTCGCCACACCCGCGCGCCAAAGAAGCCACCAACAAAGCAGCGGACATCGTGCTGCAGGCCGCCATCGCCGCCGGCGCGCCGAAAGATATTATCGGCTGGATCGACGCCCCGTCGGTTGAGCTCTCTAACCAGCTGATGCACCACCCTGATATCAACCTGATCCTGGCGACCGGCGGCCCCGGCATGGTGAAAGCGGCCTATAGCTCCGGTAAACCAGCGATTGGCGTCGGCGCGGGCAACACGCCGGTGGTGATTGACGAAACGGCCGATATCAAACGCGCCGTCGCCTCAATCCTGATGTCCAAAACCTTTGATAACGGCGTTATTTGCGCCTCCGAGCAGTCGGTTATTGTGGTCGACTCCGTCTATGACGCGGTGCGCGAGCGCTTTGCCAGCCACGGCGGCTACCTGCTGCAGGGCGAAGAGCTGAAAGCTGTCCAGAACGTTATCCTGAAAAACGGCGCGCTCAACGCGGCCATCGTCGGTCAGCCCGCCTTTAAAATCGCCGAGATGGCAGGCATCAGCGTGCCGGGCAGCACCAAAATTCTGATTGGCGAAGTGAAGCTGGTGGACGAATCTGAACCCTTCGCCCATGAAAAACTGTCGCCGACGCTGGCCATGTATCGCGCCAGCGATTTCGAAGACGCAGTCGCAAAAGCGGAAAAACTGGTGGCGATGGGCGGTATCGGCCACACTTCCTGCCTCTACACCGACCAGGACAACCAGAAAGCGCGCGTGAACTTCTTCGGCGACCGCATGAAAACCGCGCGTATTCTTATTAATACTCCGGCTTCTCAGGGCGGTATCGGCGACCTCTATAACTTCAAGCTGGCACCTTCGCTGACGCTGGGCTGCGGCTCATGGGGCGGTAACTCCATTTCAGAAAACGTGGGACCGAAACACCTTATCAACAAGAAAACCGTGGCTAAGCGAGCAGAAAACATGTTGTGGCATAAACTCCCGAAATCCATCTACTTCCGCCGCGGCTCGCTGCCGATTGCGCTGGAAGAGGTGGCCGCCGACGGTGCAAAACGCGCCTTTATCGTCACCGACCGTTTCCTGTTCAACAACGGCTATGCCGACCAGGTAACTGGCGTGTTGAAATCGCACGGCATCGAAACCGAAGTGTTCTTTGAGGTAGAAGCGGACCCGACGCTGAGCATCGTGCGTAAAGGCACCGAGCAGATGAACAGCTTCAAACCAGACGTGATTATCGCGCTGGGCGGTGGCTCGCCGATGGATGCTGCGAAAATCATGTGGGTAATGTACGAACATCCGGAAACCCACTTCGAAGAGCTGGCGCTGCGCTTTATGGATATCCGCAAACGTATCTATAAATTCCCGAAAATGGGGGTGAAAGCGCGCATGATCGCCATCACTACCACCTCAGGCACCGGTTCGGAAGTGACGCCGTTTGCGGTAGTGACCGACGACGCCACCGGCCAGAAATATCCGCTGGCGGACTACGCGCTGACCCCGGATATGGCGATTGTCGATGCCAATCTGGTGATGGAGATGCCGCGTTCGCTCTGCGCCTTCGGCGGCCTGGATGCGGTCACCCATGCGCTGGAAGCCTATGTATCGGTACTGGCTAACGAGTACTCCGACGGCCAGGCGCTGCAGGCACTGAAACTGCTGAAAGAGAACCTGCCGGCCAGCTATCGGGACGGCGCGAAAAATCCGGTAGCGCGTGAGCGTGTGCATAACGCCGCGACTATCGCCGGTATCGCCTTCGCCAACGCCTTCCTTGGCGTCTGCCACTCCATGGCGCACAAGCTGGGTTCCGAGTTCCATATCCCGCACGGTCTGGCGAACGCGCTGCTGATCTGCAACGTGATCCGCTATAACGCCAACGACAACCCGACCAAGCAGACGGCGTTCAGCCAGTATGACCGTCCGCAGGCGCGCCGTCGCTACGCGGAAATTGCCGACCATTTAGGTCTGGCGGCACCTGGCGACCGTACCGCACAGAAAATCGAGAAGCTGCTGGCGTGGCTGGATGAGATGAAAACCCAGCTGGGTATTCCAGTCTCTATCCGCGAAGCGGGCGTTCAGGAAGCAGACTTCCTGGCGAAAGTCGATAAGCTGGCCGAAGACGCCTTCGACGACCAGTGCACCGGCGCTAACCCGCGCTATCCGCTGATTGCCGAGCTGAAACAGATTATGCTGGATACCTTCTACGGCCGTGAATACGCCGAGCCTTTCGCCGACGTAACGCAGGCGCAGGCCGCACAGCCGGTGAAAGTAGAGAAGACTGAGAAAACCGAGAAGAAAGCTAAAAAAGCCTGA